In the Silene latifolia isolate original U9 population chromosome 1, ASM4854445v1, whole genome shotgun sequence genome, tctgatctttgtgtggTTTTTAAAATGTTGCCCATCGGGACATTCCCCGAAATAAGCGGGTATCCACCGATCTCGTTCCGCGAACTTGTCGATCAACCATTTATTCTCTTCTAACGAAAACTCGCTAATGACTTTAGCCCAATTCTCTTCAAATTCCTCAGGCTCCAAGTCCTCGCTCCAGACAACATTGTTCAGACGACTTAAGAAATCAGTCTCTTTGCAAATTGTGCTCCCAACCTTGTCTGTTACTTTCTTcataatgtgccacatgcaaaagcGATGTCTTGCTTTTTTGAACACGGCTGTAAGTCACAAAATCCACATTATCTATTGTCAGAGATCTTTTGTCACAAATCAAGCTCTaacattcacaaaacaaggtctcagattcacaagataagagaaataacaatataggcaatttcaacaacttatgaccaagtttaagaatattagctttgtgtgtcatataacaagcccaaagattcagtgaacaaagtctgagattcacaagataaggtctgagattcacaaaattaagagcaaaatagattattttaaaccacgaccaagttttaCATAACAAGcactgagattcactgaacaaggtctgagattcacaacataacgtctgagattcacaaaattaagaggaaaatagatgattttaaaccacgaccaagtttcacaaaacaagccctaagattcactgaacaaggtctgacatttcacaagataaggtatgagattcacaaaattatgagactgatagatgattttaaaccacgaccaagtttcacataacaagcccaaagattcactgaacaaggtctgagattcacaagataaggtttgagattcacaaaattaagagtaaaatagatgattttaaaccacaaccaagtttcacataacaagcccaaagattcactgaacaaggtctgagattcacaagacaaggtctgagattcacaagataaggtctgagattcacaaaacaaggtctcagattcacaagataagagaaataacaaaataggcaatttcaacaacttatgaccaagtttaagaatattagctttgtgtttTACAAATCAAGATCTAACTTTCACAAAACacgctctatgattcacaaattaaacttcaagattcaccaaataaataacCAGATTCACAAAAGTAAGATATTCCAAACACACCTGGAACTGCATTTATTATTTCGGTATCTTGGTCACTGATGATGTAATTGGGTTCTTTGCCACCCATTGCTTTCAGGAACTGCTGAAATGCCCAAATAAACGAGTCATCGTCTTCATGATCTAAAAGCACGCATCCAAATGTTATTGATTTTTTGTGATTGTCAATGCCAGTGAAAGGTGCAaatttcatgttatatttgttTGTTCCATAGGTTGGATCGAATGAAATAGCATCACCAAACAATGCGTAACATCTGATGGAATCCGCATTTGTCCAAAAAATTCTTGTCAAGGCACTCACAAGATCTTTTATATGAAAATACCAACCCTTTTGTTTCTCGGAGGGTTTCTAAACGAGAGATGAACATATGTCCATCCTTGCCACTAAGTAGACATTTTACTTCCCTTTGGAAATTCTTGAACTGCGTAAAGGTAGCTCCAACATTTTCGAAACCTTCTGCTTGTTCCTTGCATAAtttgtatgttaaactagccccgacattcaatctcgaattttgtataatcaattgcttatgatattcgttcagttgatttatattaagagcaagtttctcaaattccctatttttgacaggcgtcactgggtgattgtgaccctcacggAATTGTTCAATTTTGTACATCTTTTCATGGTACATGAATTTTATCATTGCTTCACAaccccaccttttaattttagttaTTCTTGTACCACTTTGCTTATTGGAACTCTCAGCTTCACCTGCACCTGCAACTCCACCCTTTTTCGTACTGGTTTTAGCagtttttgtttttctatttgcacttattgcaccagcttttgttttgtcaccagtttcaacagttgttgtttttgcatcagcttttggaggacgatttttcctgttattaaaaccttgacgatgacaaaccatgcattttgttcgaatagtcccatctttaaacctcttagttgaagacttccttgcttcaaacccacaagcaatagcataaattttatagaacaccattgctgactctaagtccacaaatgttttgccaagcacgggtgtaaacttctcttcaatcctagttatccattgctcagtgccacccggtgtgtaagttaccaaagtagtaggtgtggaaatagttggcattgtaggggttgttaacacagcagtagaaccctcaccatcctgacaagaaccaacattagagcaaggaacctcaccacaaccgacacgaggcgtcacactacactgtgagttgttgttgacatttgaatcaatacctaagaagataaaaggttcacaaagtcacatctcacattcacaaaacaaggtttaagattcactaaataaggtctgtgattcacaaataaagTCTGAGGATATTATCTGAGCAAGGAAGAGAGCAGAATAGGTCATTCCTCTAAAGGGTTCACAAAaggagctctaggattcacaaatacaatgactgagattcacaagttcactttttggttcagattattagttcagtttttaatcttacccaggttgtatatattagttattaagtttcacaaaataaccttctagtttcacaaactagggtctctgattcacacaataagaaataaataaattgcattagtaacgtttaacaacagagattcacaaaataaggcccaagattcactaaataaaggttgagattcaccaaataaagtccgagattcactaaataaagtatcagattattagttcaaataatttaaaattttttGGTTAAGATTATGAATTCACTTTTAAGAAAAGGTCAGGTTGTATGTATGAGgatattttgttgatttgttaataACACTTCCATTCCCAAGAAAAGGAAATTGAACAATAAAAAAATTTAATATATGGGTAATGTGAACAGGCACTGTTGACAGTTGTGCCAAATACCAGGCCTATAAATATCTAATTTCTGAAACATAATAGTATATACCAATAACCTCTCCTCTCTTctgtaaaacatttcaaaaatccctattgcacacaatgtctcatttatttgtatttCCCTATACTTGTGTTTTGGCAAATGTTCCAGGTTATATGGATAAAAAAGGGAAGTATGTTTGTCTGACCCTCTCTAAATTGGCTGATTGTTTAATGAGCCAAGGTTATGAGATAGAGTCTTTGGTCCCTGTTATGTGCAGGCAGACTTGTCATTTTATGGGATTAGTACTAATTCAATTTGGCACAAATGACAATGGCTGCAAACAGGCTTTTAAGTTGTAGGAGAAGTTTGAGCAATTTGGGCGTACTagatctgaatggctggctacttattcccgagttcaggggccctttctatgggtagcatcaaggcttgattcaaaatattttaactacactcCAGTATGTAGAAGAGTCCCATATTCATCTAAACATGCGGAAGATCACTCGTTGATGCGGATGAATGCTTTGCACCTATAGCTATATCAATATTGCTCTATGTGCATTGCCTCGAACAAATAGAGGTGattgataaactaaacaaatatcatatcttgcttaatttttcagcttttcattttattttatttttgaatgttgttgtttagttAATTCAAAGCCATGAACCTGCGaaattttatgtgatgaaaaattacaagatttttaagttttctgaatattatgttttaattaatttttctaagattcactgagtaaggtctgagattcacaaaataaggtctaagattcactaaactaggtctgagattcacaaaataagtaaaagagtagaaaaggtgattctaaccacttatgataagtttcacaaaacaagctctaagattcactaaactaggtctgagattcacaaaataaggtctgagattcaccaaacaacAAAATCCACTCAATTGATAACTGTTACAGTAACAATTCAACCAACTCTTACAGTCACACAATTaggttctaagattcacaaaatcaacTCAATTCATAAACTAAACCTTGGAAAAAAACAGAGATACAATATCAATCCATATATTGCATAATAATCGAGCAGAAATTTTGACAAATGCAAATTGAATGATAGAACATGAGATTtttacaaaattacataaaaaacgatatacctgattcaataacactattatcatcagtcattgtgatatctacaatctccatagcaattagagctgcaaaatcgtcaaaaacaattTAGTAAGTAATACGAAATCCACGAACAATCTCCATAGCATAGCAATTGAGAAAAAAGAAATCGCTCAAAATATTGGTCAAATTCGAACGTTTTATTTACAAAATCgttcaatttgatcaaattcgaacctgatatcatcaatttatgagtgaattgacagaattgtatgaatatactcaattttgatgaaaattatgaaattacctgtaaattatttgatttttcttctgaaattaattgaatcaacgttgttgaatgttgttttgaTGAAATTCACGAACAATCGATGAACAAACTGATGAGCTCGCTTGCTGAAGAATTTCCGTTGAAGACGAGTTTGCTTGATGAAGAAAATTTTCAGAAAAAAATTTTGTTTgttatatttttagagagatattgtGTGATTGGGCTATTATATGATATAATATTTTAGTGAGAGAAAGTATTTTGGGCTAAATGGAAAGATTTGGAGTGACccctaaattttcaaaatttcaatgaataataggaagttagtccatataatgaaggattaatgaaggaatttggtgaggccggccgcctcgccataattaacggcctcaccggattcggctaaataatatcacagcttaaaaaaaaaaaaagctttttcgaaaaaaaaaatttgaaaaaaaaaattgtgatattattttgtaatataatatcacacgttatactaaataatatcacggcaaaaaaaaaaaaaaaaaaaaaaaaaaaaaaaaaaaactttttcggaaaaaaaatttgaaaaaaaaaaattcgaaaaaaaatttttgaaaaaaaaattcgaaaaaaaaaaaattgaaaaaaaaattagaaaaaaaaatttgaaaaaaaaaaattgaaaaaaaaattcgtgatattgttttgtatagtgcgtgatattgttttatggactcatggactcaaatatataggtggactcaccggatcttgcctatatatatatatatatatatatatatatatatatatatatatatatatatatatatatagaaataggatcctgtgcgaacctaaagttcggtgcgaactgtgCGAACTAAAAATCCCAACCCCTTACTCAATCAGATTTAGACACTCCCGTTATTTTCCTTTCTCCCACTAAAACTCACTCTCACTCTCTCTCATAACTAACGACGACGGCGGACGGATCTTCGTCTTCTCTGCGACGGTGACGGCTCTCTGTCCGCTCTGCCGCGACGGTGACGGCATATCTTTCTTCGATCCTTCTTTGTATGTTTCCCCCTTTTGCAACCCTAATTTTTCCCGATTTTCATTGTTCAACTGCAGTTGTGATTATTTTTCCCTTTTTCATTACTATAATAAtgttaaattttcattttcacaAGCTATTAGTTGGTACAACTGTTCAATCCTTTATTCTTTGTGCATTTGTTGATACGATTTTAGTTCCGATTATTTTTCGAAATCGATTATCCGGAACCTAGGTAGTGAAAGCCTGAGTTTATCTTGTCAAGCTACATAGAATCCTTTATGTTGTCGTATACACTCATTCGTTATGCTAGATACACCCTATTAACTTCTATATTTCCTCGATTTCATCTCATTCTCTCGTATTTTTGTCTTGGGGTCCGTAGATACGATTTGAAATGCTTTTAGAAACACACCTTCACCGGCTATATACACTTTACTTTGTCATTGTTAGACATTGTTTACAATGTTGATTTTTGCCttacttttcttttttcatttgttttttgtATTCCTGTATGTTGTGAGAAAATATTGGCCAACATGGACAATGTAATTTACCTTTGACTCAATGAACCAAAACCAAAAGCGTCGTCTATATACAAACCCCGCAATTTATTTGCTCAACCTAGATACAATCCTTCACATAGGTATATACACTCAATTCTCAAGCTAGATACACCCCTGTTAACTTTTGTTTGGGTAGCTAGATACAGTTTGAAATGCTTCTAGAAACACACATTTAGGtggctatatacactttttagtccattttttataTTCGTCGCTTACACACATTTTCGTAATTTTTTGTGTCACTAATAATTCTATTTTCAGTTGTTTCATATCCAAGTATGCCAACTTGGTGCAATGGTTGTGTTGTCAATCTTCTTGATGAGGATCCACAGTCGTTTCGTGCCCTTTATGTCAGTGAGAAACAATCAGCTATGGGTTTCTGTTTTTCTCCGTTAAAGGATGTTATAGTGACTggccgtcactatcaagcatatgaTTCTGTGTTTAataatcaagatcttatgcataaaatcttctctaaaattgatcttcaTGAAGATAAAGCACATATGGCGCTCGTATGTCAAAATTGGGCTCAATCAAGCTTCGATACACCCAAGTGCACCTGGTGTTAGCATGGCTTATTGGCTTACTGTAGACATAAATGATGTGAATGGTGTTCGCATtattcgtaggggtcctagaaTAGTCTTCCAAACATGCAAATGTTTCTTAACGGAGGATATGATTGCCAAATTCTTAGTGCATTTTCAGCAAGCAAAAAATCCATCTCAGAGTACTCATCTTAATGTTCTTGATGATGTTGCACGCGCCAAAGTGAATGAGTCGTTGCATGCTTTAGCTGCTTCTAGTGAGGAACGAGATAGAGCCATTGGCATTGCTGCGGACTTACTAGTCACTCGTGACAACATATCCtttcttgatttacctttgatGTTGTATATATAGCTCATGTGTTCCCACTTTTTGTAATTAGGGTTTTGCATGTTAAGGTTTTAACGTGGCCCTTTAGGTAGCTGTCTACTTGTTTATTAATTATAATCTGATGTACTGTCAACCTtcttagtttaacattttggataaTATTAAATTTCATGTAATCCCTGTACTTTATTTTCAATATAGAATGGTTCATTTTTCTATGAACTTGTTATGTATTTCCAAATGCAATGTTCTTTACTTATGAGTTTTCATTGACTTTTACATCTGTTATACTTCCTTCTGTTGTTACAATTTTATTTTGCTACATTTTTTAGGATACCCTGCCCCCCCTACTTTTCTTTTTGTATTCTGCCGCTCTtaactagatacacttttttgaTGTTGCTAGACACACACCTTcacctagctagatacactttctcCCCTCTCCATTACTAACGAGTTCCGCTTTAGTTAATAACTAGGTACACATCTTTAATCAGCTGCATACACTGTTTTAGATCTGGCAGATACACACCCATAAGATAAAGTTGGATAGATAACCTTTTCTCTATTTATTTGTTTTAAGATACATACACTTTGTGAAGACACTAGTTACACATCTTCGGGCTGCTACATACACTGTTTTGCCAGCTAGATAGACTTACCTTAGTTCTGAGATACATGACTTTTGGCAGTTACATACACTTTTCTAAACTGCAGGACACACATATTTAATCAGCTACATACACTGTTTGAATGTGCTAGCTACACAACCACAAGATAACGCAATATAATCTGGAGATAGAAGATAAACTTGGCTAGATAGCCTTTACTCTGTTTATTTTTTTCAAGATATATACACTGTTTTGAGCTGCTAGTTACACGACTTTGGGCATTTACATACACTGTTTTTGATCTGATAGATATAGACCTTCAAGACAAAGTTGGCTAGATATCCTTTACCCTGTTGATCTGTTTTAAGATACATACACTTTGTGGAGTCACTAGTTACACATCTTCAGTCTGCTACATACACTTTTCTTAGTTCTGAGATACACGACTTTTGGCAGTTACATACACTTTTCTAAACTACTAGACACACATATTTGATCAGCTACATACATTGTCTTAATGTGCTAGATATACAACTACAAGATAAAGCAATATAATATGGAGATAGAAGATAAACTTGGCTATTTAGCTTTTACCTTGTTTTATCTGTTTGAAGGCATATACATTGTTTTGAGCTGCTAGTTACACATCTTAGGGAAGCTACATACAAGGTAAAGAAAGTAGTTGTCGGGTTCACGACTTTGGGCATTCCCAGACACTTTCCTACAACACTAATCTCTTGTTTTACATATACAGAAATGATGGATTTAACGATCAGCAATCATGGTGCGAGTacaagcaaagaacaagctattaCTGAGGCAAAACTATGTAAGAGAACCactaaaaggaagagaaatgatgatgatggtggtggaCATTGTTTTCTACGTACTCGTATGTCTCCTAAAATGCTGATGTCATTTATCAACAGTGGTTTAAGTGAGAAACAAGTATCTGATATTAAAGACATGGGATTTGGTGGCCTTCTCACTCTCAAGACAGATATGGCGCCGGGTGCTCTTGGTCATTGGCTTGTTACCCGTTTTAATTCTGCGTCTTGCTCTTATATGAAAGGTCAGTTTCATATAACAGATGAAGATATTCATTTGACGACCGGTATTCCAATCAGTGGAAATGAAGTCCAAATAGCTTCCTTAAATGATAAAGATAAGGATTTTCTTGAGTTGAAGAGTAGTTGGATGAAACAATTTGATAAAGAACCGGACAAGGGAGACTAAGGACATCCTTAGTCTG is a window encoding:
- the LOC141651554 gene encoding protein FAR1-RELATED SEQUENCE 2-like, translated to MKFAPFTGIDNHKKSITFGCVLLDHEDDDSFIWAFQQFLKAMGGKEPNYIISDQDTEIINAVPAVFKKARHRFCMWHIMKKVTDKVGSTICKETDFLSRLNNVVWSEDLEPEEFEENWAKVISEFSLEENKWLIDKFAERDRWIPAYFGECPDGQHFKNHTKIREFE